From one Brachypodium distachyon strain Bd21 chromosome 4, Brachypodium_distachyon_v3.0, whole genome shotgun sequence genomic stretch:
- the LOC100823401 gene encoding 60S ribosomal protein L10-1, with translation MGRRPARCYRQIKNKPYPKSRYCRGVPDPKIRIYDVGMKKKGVDEFPACVHLVSWEKENVSSEALEAARIACNKYMTKNAGKDAFHLRVRVHPYHVLRINKMLSCAGADRLQTGMRGAFGKPLGTCARVDIGQVLLSVRCKESNATHAEEALRRAKFKFPGRQKIIKSRKWGFTKFNKADYIKYKSEGRIVPDGVNAKLLGVHGPIANRAPGQAVLA, from the exons atggggaGAC GACCTGCTAGGTGCTACCGCCAGATCAAGAACAAGCCGTACCCCAAGTCTAGGTACTGCCGTGGTGTACCTGACCCGAAGATCAGAATCTATGATGTtgggatgaagaagaagggagtGGATGAGTTTCCTGCCTGTGTCCACCTGGTGAGCTGGGAGAAGGAGAACGTCTCCAGCGAGGCGCTTGAGGCTGCTCGCATTGCTTGCAACAAGTACATGACCAAGAATGCTGGGAAGGACGCTTTCCACCTGAGGGTTAGGGTCCACCCTTACCATGTCCTTCGTATCAACAAGATGCTTTCATGTGCCGGGGCTGATAGGCTCCAGACTGGAATGAGGGGTGCTTTTGGCAAGCCTCTGGGTACCTGTGCTCGTGTGGACATTGGCCAGGTCCTCCTCTCTGTGCGCTGCAAGGAGAGCAATGCTACTCACGCTGAAGAAGCCCTCCGCCGTGCCAAGTTCAAGTTCCCTGGCCGTCAAAAGATCATCAAGAGCAGGAAGTG GGGCTTCACCAAGTTCAACAAGGCTGATTATATCAAGTACAAGAGTGAGGGAAGGATCGTGCCTGATGGTGTCAATGCTAAG CTTCTCGGTGTCCACGGCCCCATTGCTAACCGTGCACCTGGGCAGGCAGTCCtggcttga